A single window of Dermacentor albipictus isolate Rhodes 1998 colony chromosome 1, USDA_Dalb.pri_finalv2, whole genome shotgun sequence DNA harbors:
- the LOC139048009 gene encoding neprilysin-21-like, which yields MCAAAEPAAAASEAPDAAVAEQSSEGEWETSAVQPSSWSEEREVFAYLLTLMAVLTAVITVVNNLNGKGVAPVVLEPRRKLPDAVTTAGPPRSALEKPPYEVCVSRSCQAEGRYLVDLLTWEYDPCENFYGFVCQGWQQEQTSGDTQLRRDLELRLSALLRRPSTSPVLEPLRRLYSQCSEAPSRHDIHALRHALSMAGLPDWPYAVPLRHAVSLWSTAAQVLKLTGANTLLSVVPGTHSSRPEQSVLRLGPPNLINPTSREALTAALGAFRPRLLVPLYAAEVSGLEQRLLRCRPGAVHLTRLAGFPQLVEFLARLLSSGVHEGTEVLLETDALRCVLATAAETPVDTVLNLMGLQFLLRLAYLLPDKLGLRLAESRGPRWRGCLLQLEPALPHLFLLASIEAVGAPPRASRLAEDVRRTMVRALPGLSWLSPGDRRKAAALIGRTRIRLFMPDELRNGSAPTSLPPHDLDVGLLAYCRLHSRAFEHKLRSPDPWLLSSMDNDCVLDVQANRVDVPLLMFNRSAVALDDLQSSQLPRAGFRLARCLLRLLFGWAETDATWDEGVRARRCLARQYGTMLTVAPVEDSLALAPVLRLFRDNLRHRRRLRQELRLRNAEDLSLDQLFFVYFALGFCHDGNDAERRTNVALWNTPSFHAVYECRVGSPMRPDRSCILWVSL from the coding sequence ATGTGTGCGGCCGCAGAGCCGGCGGCAGCCGCATCAGAGGCGCCCGACGCCGCAGTCGCCGAGCAGTCCAGCGAGGGAGAGTGGGAAACGAGCGCCGTGCAGCCGAGCTCATGGAGCGAAGAGCGCGAGGTGTTCGCCTACCTGCTCACACTCATGGCCGTGCTAACTGCCGTCATCACAGTGGTCAACAACCTGAACGGCAAAGGTGTTGCACCTGTCGTGCTGGAGCCGCGTCGCAAGCTGCCCGATGCCGTGACCACTGCTGGGCCACCACGCTCTGCCCTCGAAAAACCACCGTACGAAGTGTGCGTGTCACGCTCGTGTCAGGCCGAGGGCCGCTACCTCGTGGACTTGCTCACTTGGGAGTATGACCCATGCGAGAACTTTTACGGCTTCGTCTGCCAAGGCTGGCAGCAGGAACAAACATCGGGAGACACCCAGCTGCGGCGGGACCTCGAGCTGCGCCTTTCGGCGCTGCTGCGAAGGCCCTCGACCAGCCCCGTGCTGGAACCACTGCGACGACTCTACAGCCAGTGCAGCGAGGCGCCCAGCCGCCACGACATCCACGCGCTACGCCACGCCTTGTCCATGGCCGGCCTACCGGATTGGCCCTATGCAGTGCCGCTGCGTCACGCCGTCTCGCTCTGGTCGACGGCCGCCCAAGTGCTGAAGCTCACTGGAGCCAATACTCTGCTCAGCGTCGTGCCTGGCACCCACAGCTCACGCCCGGAGCAAAGCGTGCTACGTCTGGGTCCTCCAAACTTGATCAACCCGACTTCTCGAGAAGCACTCACCGCAGCGCTGGGTGCATTTCGGCCTCGACTGTTAGTGCCACTGTACGCCGCCGAGGTCTCCGGGCTGGAGCAGCGCCTGTTGCGCTGCAGGCCTGGCGCAGTTCACTTGACTCGACTGGCGGGCTTCCCGCAATTGGTCGAGTTCCTTGCCCGTCTTCTGAGCAGTGGCGTCCACGAGGGAACAGAGGTGCTGCTTGAGACAGATGCTCTGCGCTGCGTCCTGGCGACGGCTGCAGAGACTCCAGTAGATACTGTGCTCAACTTGATGGGCCTACAATTTCTGCTACGGCTCGCCTACCTTCTGCCCGACAAGCTCGGTCTCCGGCTGGCTGAGTCGCGAGGGCCCCGCTGGCGCGGTTGTCTGCTGCAACTCGAACCGGCTCTGCCGCACCTCTTTTTGCTTGCAAGTATCGAAGCCGTAGGCGCGCCCCCTCGCGCTTCCAGGCTCGCCGAGGACGTTCGACGCACCATGGTGCGCGCGTTGCCCGGCCTGTCGTGGCTTTCTCCGGGCGATCGACGCAAGGCGGCCGCGCTTATTGGGCGTACGCGGATACGGCTGTTCATGCCCGACGAGCTACGGAACGGCTCGGCTCCCACCTCTTTGCCGCCGCATGACCTGGACGTTGGGCTTCTTGCCTACTGTAGGCTCCATTCGCGCGCCTTCGAGCATAAGCTGCGCTCTCCAGATCCATGGCTCCTGTCTTCAATGGACAACGACTGTGTGCTGGACGTGCAGGCTAATCGCGTCGACGTGCCCCTGCTCATGTTCAACCGAAGCGCTGTAGCTTTGGATGACCTGCAGTCGAGCCAGCTTCCGCGGGCCGGCTTCCGACTCGCGCGCTGTCTCTTGCGGCTCCTCTTCGGCTGGGCCGAGACGGACGCCACCTGGGACGAGGGCGTGCGTGCGCGGCGTTGCCTGGCCCGCCAGTATGGCACCATGCTCACGGTGGCTCCAGTCGAAGACAGTTTGGCGCTGGCTCCCGTGCTGCGCCTTTTCCGCGACAACCTCCGCCATCGCCGGCGACTGCGGCAAGAGCTGAGGCTGCGCAATGCTGAGGACCTAAGTCTCGACCAGCTATTTTTCGTGTACTTCGCACTTGGGTTTTGCCACGACGGAAACGACGCGGAGCGCCGCACCAACGTGGCTCTTTGGAACACACCCTCCTTCCATGCAGTCTACGAGTGTCGCGTAGGGTCACCCATGAGACCCGACCGCTCTTGCATACTTTGGGTCTCTCTTTAA